In Kogia breviceps isolate mKogBre1 chromosome 7, mKogBre1 haplotype 1, whole genome shotgun sequence, a single window of DNA contains:
- the RCN1 gene encoding reticulocalbin-1: MARGGCGRHLGLALGLLLALVLAPPALRAKPTVRKERVVRPDSELGERPPEDNQSFQYDHEAFLGKEDSKTFDQLTSEESKERLGKIVNRIDSDGDGFVTTEELKTWIKRVQKRYIYDNVAKVWKDYDRDKDDKISWEEYKQATYGYYLGNPTEFQDTSDHHTFKKMLPRDERRFKAADLDGDQTATREEFTAFLHPEEFEHMKEIVVLETLEDIDKDGDGFVGQDEYIADMFSHEENGPEPDWVLSEREQFNEFRDLNKDGKLDKDEIRHWILPQDYDHAQAEARHLVYESDKNKDEKLTKEEILDNWNMFVGSQATNYGEDLTKNHDEL, from the exons ATGGCGCGCGGCGGCTGCGGTCGCCACCTGGGGCTGGCCCTGGGGCTGCTGCTGGCGCTGGTGCTGGCGCCCCCGGCGCTGCGGGCCAAGCCCACGGTGCGCAAGGAGCGCGTGGTGCGGCCCGACTCGGAGCTGGGCGAGCGGCCGCCCGAGGACAACCAGAGCTTCCAGTACGACCACGAGGCCTTCCTGGGCAAGGAGGACTCCAAGACCTTCGACCAGCTCACCTCGGAGGAGAGCAAGGAGAGGCTGGG gaAGATTGTCAATCGAATTGACAGTGATGGGGATGGCTTTGTCACCACCGAGGAGCTGAAAACCTGGATCAAACGGGTACAGAAAAGGTACATCTACGATAATGTCGCCAAAGTCTGGAAGGATTATGATCGGGACAAAGACGATAAAATTTCCTGGGAAGAATACAAACAAGCCACCTACGGTTACTACCTAG GAAACCCCACAGAGTTTCAAGATACTTCAGATCAtcacacctttaaaaaaatgctgccaCGTGATGAGAGAAGGTTCAAGGCTGCAGACCTCGATGGTGACCAGACAGCCACCCGGGAGGAGTTCACCGCCTTTCTGCACCCTGAGGAGTTTGAGCATATGAAGGAAATTGTGGTTTTG GAAACTCTGGAGGACATCGACAAGGATGGGGATGGCTTTGTGGGTCAGGACGAGTATATTG CCGATATGTTTTCCCACGAGGAGAATGGCCCTGAGCCAGACTGGGTGCTGTCAGAACGGGAGCAGTTCAATGAATTCCGAGATCTGAACAAGGACGGGAAGCTGGACAAAGATGAGATTCGCCACTGGATCCTCCCACAGGACTACGATCACGCACAGGCTGAGGCCAGGCACCTGGTGTATGAGTCGGACAAAAACAAG GATGAAAAGCTCACTAAAGAGGAGATCTTGGACAACTGGAACATGTTTGTTGGAAGTCAGGCTACTAATTATGGGGAAGATCTCACCAAAAACCATGATGAGCTTTGA